AAGTAATGGTGTGTTTAACACACCATTACAAGTAAGACACACAAAGATTGTGTAGAAAACTTAGACTTTCAACTTCCTCCATTCACCATGATTATGTTTTACTGCATGGATTACtaatttaaagagtttttgtgACAGAGTattagttgtaaaaaaaaaattaaacaaagcatAAATTATACCTTTAATGTATAAAgaaaaatttgagatttttttttcacttttgtcacTGACATCATTTAAATCTCTGGGTATGGTCCTCATCCATTAAGTTTCAGATCTAATaccttttgatttctttttttctattaaggATATAGTTAAGGAAGCATTCAATCTTCACAGTCTGCTATTAAACTGGTTTTAAAGATGATCACTCCACTCTGTGGGCAATTATCCACTTTCTCTGTTTTACAGCATGACAGAGCTGGAGAAAGACATTGGCAACCTGCGCAGTGGCTTAAAAAGTGTTGAGAGTGTGAGTCAAACATTCATCTCACTATTACAGCAGTTACATAATGTTAAATACACGTTTAAATTTTACACGTTGTCAAttgacgtttttttttatttttattattgttattgttttacgATTACAGGAGCTGGACTTCCAGAAGAATCGCCCGCAGGAAGTAGGTGACAAGTTTGTGTCAGTGGTGAGCCAGTTCATCACCGTGGCCAGCTTCAGCTTCTCCGACGTGGAAGATTCTCTCGCCGAAGCCAAGGAACTGGTGAGTCGATCAGAAAGGGTTGATTTCTGGAGAAAACCACATGTGAGCTGACAGGAGTGCATCACTGTCACTCCAAGACCTTGGGGCTGAAAGCTCTCTTCTGGTTTCCTCTCGGCGCAGCTGTTTCTACACGTCTCGTTGACCCCCATCAGTCACTTCTGTAGGAAAGCGAACAGCAGGGGGGGGGGAGCGTCTCggcttcctgctgcaggagccCTCTCACTTTTTATTGGGTCCAAGAAACGGGAGCACAAGTCTAGGATCATTTCACGCTGTGGGATTACACCTGCCAGCtgcataaacatgatatttcaTGGATGCTTTTTCTTCCTTAAAGTGAAGCGCCAGtgttaaataacacaaaagaaaCTTTAGTTTATTGGGTTGATTAAAGTATTACTGCTTAATGCCTGagcatgtttttcctttttatctgaGATTATGACATCATACTACTGGATTTCTATCTGTTTACATAAAAGTGCATTTAAAGTATCAATATGCTGCACTTTATTCAGTTCTTTAAGATGTTAGAAAGACGACCAAAATGATGAAGTGACTGCTTTAAAATCCGTTAAGAGCATCTTTGATCTCTCTTATGGTTTTCCTGTCAGAGCTGCTGTAAACATCTCATTTTTAAAGGTATATATTCTCAGCGTGACCTCGCATCTGGACCTTCTCCTTTCAAACACCCAACAAACACATTGCCTTAATTTGGGCTCTGGTTCCAGCCCCCAAACTCTGCTCTAATCAGTAGCCAGTCATATCTAAGCTAACTTGGGCTTCAAAGCTCCCGACTTCTGCTGCCGTGCTCCGATTTCAAAGAAGCCGAAGACTTAACGAGTCGCCTATAAAACGGTAAAAGACAGAGGAAGACGTGCTTCTGCTGACTCACGCAGTAAATCTAATCCTTTGTGCCCCTCTGTGTTCCTCTTCGCTTTGGTCCTGCAGTTCCTGAGGGCAGTGAAGCACTTTGGGGAGGATGCCAGCAAGATGCAGCCAGATGAGTTCTTTGGCATCTTTGACCAGTTCCTGCAGTCGTTCACAGAGGCTCAGCAGGAAAACGAGAACATAAGGAAACgcaaggaagaggaggagcgcAGGGCCAAAATGGAAGCTCAGGTGTGTGACATTGTTGACTGCAAAGGTTTGTTTATGAaccatttacattttcactCAGAAGTCTGAAtgcacatttgtatttttatgacagtATCGATTTCTTTCAAGGGTGAAAAGTTCAGCAACCAGGTGcacaagttttaatttttataaactttctCTTATGCAAGGGTCAAACTATATATAGAGAGTcagtttaaatctttaaaagccCCCAGACTAACATAATTAAGAGAACACCAAGTTGCCAAATTGCTGCGCATAAACAGATACATTGGCAgcaataattacaataattacaggaagagaggaggaaagaaacCTGTTCATCAAGTCAGCTGTTGCTAATTTAGGTTCAGCAGATGACTGAAATCAAATGAAACTGTTCTACAGGTTTTATGCGCAGGTAAACCAACACTATATTAGATCTAAAGCCCTGCTGTGCTGGAAGGTTAATGAGAATCCACTTGGAGAGATTTCTAAATGAACTGCTTGTTCCTGTGTGTCACCAGCTgaaagaacagagagagaaagaacgCAAGGCCCGGAAAGCAAAAGCAAACGGAGAGGAAGACGGCGGCGAGTTTGACGACCTGGTGTCTGCGTTGCGGTCAGGCGAAGTGTTTGACAAGGACCTGTCCAAGATGAAACGCAACCGCAAACGGATCAACAACCAGAGCACGGACTCGAGCAGGGAGCGGCCGGTCACGAAGCTCAACATCTAAAACGTCCGTCTCTGCTggcttgtttttcctcttcagcATCGGTCTCCCGCTGGGTCAAACTGACCTCCACATTCCTCTGCACCTTCATCCACCACCACCCAGATAGGCCTGAATAAATCATGACCTCGTTGCAGAGCCATGCACTACACAACACATTCAgtaacttgtattttttttttttttatcttattctGTTAGATTGCCATACGAGAGGGGGTGGAAACCAAACGCTGATAAGACTTTGACCAAATCAGATCAGTTTGTTCAGACGAAGCTGGAGACCAGCCTCCCTCCAGGTGTGGGAGATGCTTGGGGTTGTTTGATAAGATCCCTTTTCATGCTGCTTTTCTACATCTGAATCTATGCACAAACTGAAACGTGCAGCTTTTAGACTCATTCGGAGCCAGGAGAGGCCATTTTGTACGGACTGGTTTCATAGACAGAAAGGCAGCCAGGTTCAGCTACCTGAGGTGTCCCAGACAGACTGgatgctctgctgctgcagaaacatcaCAGGACTGAGACTCTGCGCTATTGGGACACAAACTGAAAGTAATAGAGAAGCAGGGATTTTTCTATTCATTACTGATGGGGAGCATTTATTATATATACGTGTGTGTATATGTTTCATTTGAACATTCTCCTGTTAAGAGCTGGCCTTGActgtgttagtttttctttgttgggTGGGGTACTCTCACAACCTGCAGCCTCTCAACATGTGTGAACACTCATGTCATAAACAGCATATATCCAAATATAAGGGTGTgtgcttacacacacacacacacacgcacacacacacacacatagaaatGTATAATTCTTATGCTAAATGCCATtttaagaacagaaaacaattctTGAAATATATTTCCCTACACATAATGAGAGTTGCCCCACTTTAATGTCtttatttgaacaaattaaGTATGTTTTCAGCACACTGGCTGGATTTACACTGCATTTAAAAACCCATGTATAGGGTAACTACGTATTTGAATTTCAGCTTTGTGAATCGATCCAGCGTCAAAACATCCCCACTcaagttttataatttaaatactgCCTTCCATTTGATCGGATattaataagaataataataaatggtAGAAATTACGTttgagttttgtgtttattcaacttcaaaaaaatatttggttaaaaatctGTAGCTGAACATCACACGCCACAAAATCTTTGATGCTCATATCAACCTGACCTCTGGCTCCATCTACTGGTCGATTCACtgcattttctaattttcaccaagatttaactttttctttttgttgccaaattgctttttgtcactttattttaGTGACAAATCCACACATTTGCTGCTTGTATCGTCTTGGTGCATGCCTGTAATATTCCAAACGCTTTCACCATGAAGGAAGTGAAATCCCCTCTGTCGACGACAACGTTCACTTCAGCAGAAACCCGTGGGTCAGCTCGTCTTGCGGCTCCTGGACGAAGCGTGAAACTCCGGTGTAGAAAGCACGGCCGGCTACTTCCACCACAACTGCCCTGAAGTCTCCGCATCTGGTCTCCTGAAGAGAAACGGAAACGTTAAGAGTTCATCTCGGACTGCTGGGGAGAACGGTTTGTGGGGGTCGACGCAGGAGTCGACATCGGCTCATAAATCAGGTTAAAGCTCAGCTTAAGAGTCAGAACTGATGGTTTTAAATAAGAGTAAAGAGAGCTTTGTTTTGCTCATGTAGTGAACTTTTAGTCAAAGATAGTAAGAGccaaaaatgaggaaaaaaaatttaaaatgtgattttagatCCATTTGAATCCGTCCAATGTTATTTCAAGTTGCTGGTAACCTTTGACTGGACGGGACAAAAAGAGAGCTGAAAGCTACTATAtagacttttttctttatttatttattttggatttatgCTAACTTAAATATCTAGAACCAACAGGCCATTTACAGCATTGATTTAGCGTGAATATTCTAGACATTTTTTGTGGTTAAACATGAAACGGTTTAAGTTCTTAAAGTATTAATTTAGTTAAACATTGTACATTTGTCTTTCCTCTTTACAACTATGCACTTAATTGTTTTTTGCCAACCACATAAAATGCTAATGACGattgtggttataatgtgacaaGATGTAGAATTGCTAGGATGTGAATAGTTTTGCATAGAACTGTATCTAGATCAAGATTTCTCATACCTCAACAGCTTTTCCTGTAAACTGGGATCCGGTGGCGCCGCTCTGAAACGTCCTGGTCTGGTTCAGCTGGATGAGACCTTTGTGGTACTGAAGAGCAACTCGAGCTGTAACACCCGAACCAGTAGGGCTTCGGTCCACCTGGTGGCAGACGGGGGCAGCACAGATTATATGTTTAATAATGCGTGTTTTAACTCACTGCAGAGGTGGGAGTTTAAATATCACATCTGCAAAAACCAGAGACTGAGGGATGGAGAATGGAAAAATAAGATTGGTGGATGGAAAAATGGATGACGTGAAGTCGGTTTTTCCAGATTGTGCAGGGACCCTGAACATGCCTGAGCTTCGGCGAACACGCAGATGTTGGCGGTGGGCTCAGGTGAGAACTGGTCTCTGCCGTCTGTGAGGATGGTGCCGTAAAGGAACGCCAGGTCGTCGCTAACTGGATGGTGCAGCTTCACCTACCaaggaaaagagaaaggagAATGTGGACAGACAGGTATGTGGACAATCTTGTAAATAGCATGCACATGAAAAGAAAGCACTCTTTCTATTATCATCCCTGTGGCTGACTAGACTTGTTTCCTTTTGAAGTGTAAAAGGAGAAAGTTTCCTACCTGGGATTTAATAGCTCTGGTCACCGCCGTTGCTGCGTCCACCAGATCCCGAGTCCTGGACTGCTTCACATCCAGACCAAACCTCTGTGCATCAACAAAGGCGTAAAAAGCGCCTCCGTAGCTGATGTCCACCATCACCTCACCAAACCCCTCTACTGTCACCGTCACATCTGGTGGAAAGTCATTTATTCAGTCCAGTGAGGTATAAAACCACCTGACCACAATTtgagtgtaaataaaaaaacaacttcccaCCTGTTGCAAAGGCAAACGCCGGCACACTCAGAAACCTCACCGCTCCTGTTTTACCAGCAGAGTACTCCACAAAGGCCTTCACCAGCCCACAGGGGCAGTGGATGTTCACCTGTGTCTCCGGCGACAGCGGCTCCTTCACCAGCTTGTAGTCCACGGCGAAGCGACCCAGGGCGATGACGGCATGTCCGCACATCGTGCTGTAGCCCTCGTTGTGCATGAACAGCACCCCCAGGTCGGCCTCGGGCGTCTCGCTGTCCACGATCAAGGCCCCGTACATGTCGTAGTGACCCCGGGGTTCGAACATCAGCACCTTCCTGAGGTGGTCCAGGTGTTCGCGGGCGTACCTGCGCTTTGAGAGCACACTgtcacctctgacctctgggtAGCCGGCGACAATGATGCGGAGAGGTTCCCCTCCTGTGTGCATGTCGACCACAGAGAGCTCGACTCCCTCATGAGgaggaagctgcagctccatcTCTGAACTgctcaaagaaataaaaatgcacataaGCCTTCAGCATAATTTGGACCTGATAAAAGTTTAGTTCAATGCCTCCTCACACCGCAGGAGGAAGGGAAATAATACATGATATCACCAAATAATAGAGTCCACC
The Gambusia affinis linkage group LG22, SWU_Gaff_1.0, whole genome shotgun sequence DNA segment above includes these coding regions:
- the LOC122825837 gene encoding trans-L-3-hydroxyproline dehydratase — its product is MELQLPPHEGVELSVVDMHTGGEPLRIIVAGYPEVRGDSVLSKRRYAREHLDHLRKVLMFEPRGHYDMYGALIVDSETPEADLGVLFMHNEGYSTMCGHAVIALGRFAVDYKLVKEPLSPETQVNIHCPCGLVKAFVEYSAGKTGAVRFLSVPAFAFATDVTVTVEGFGEVMVDISYGGAFYAFVDAQRFGLDVKQSRTRDLVDAATAVTRAIKSQVKLHHPVSDDLAFLYGTILTDGRDQFSPEPTANICVFAEAQVDRSPTGSGVTARVALQYHKGLIQLNQTRTFQSGATGSQFTGKAVEETRCGDFRAVVVEVAGRAFYTGVSRFVQEPQDELTHGFLLK